From the genome of Colwellia psychrerythraea 34H, one region includes:
- the gltB gene encoding glutamate synthase large subunit — protein sequence MQLYDHSVQKDNCGFGLIAHQQGETSHKLIKTAISALDRMQHRGGIASDGKTGDGCGLLLQKPDSFFRAVAADNKWKLGKKYAVGMIFLSPDPVEAALSKKVLEEELANECLTLIGWRTVPIDTSVLGEIAIGNLPTIEQVFVDAPPGWRNLELERRLYMARRRAEKRITDEKFYVASLSCLVTIYKGLMMPVDLPNFYLDLADIRMQSAICVFHQRFSTNTSPQWHLAQPFRYLAHNGEINTINGNRQWSRARTHRFKSPLLPDLQDAAPFVGQTGSDSSSLDNMLELFLAGGMDLYRAMRLLMPPAWQNSPLMDDDLRAFYEFNSMHMEPWDGPAGVVMTNGRHVACNLDRNGLRPARYVITRNGFITLASEVGIWDYGEDEVVEKGRVGPGEMLAIDTYTGKISHSADIDNNLKERHPYREWLTKNIRRLVPFDQLEANLIGQRVFTDAEMNQYHKMFNYSYEEIQQVIRTLAENGQEATGSMGDDTPMAVLSSQTRTLYDYFRQQFAQVTNPPIDPLRERYVMSLGTCIGREHNVFNETSGHADRMLFSTPVLMYTGLKQLRDLDPEHYRSDTLTLSFDAKEGLEAAIRRLCNEAETLVRDSSTVILVLSDRNIQPGLLVIPAAMAVGAVQKRLVDQQLRCDSNIIVETGSVRDSHQYAVLLGLGATAIYPYLAFETIEQLVEQKQIDLSARDAIVNYREGINKGLLKILSKMGISTIASYRCAGLFEVIGLNEDIMELCFSDLPSRIKGADFSDIQQDAANLARKAFLPHQKVNHGGLLKYVHGGEYHAFNPNVVNYLQRAVQNGDYNDYRTFADEVNQRPVATLRDLLKLRDDCEPIELDQVESEGEMFKRFDSAAMSIGALSPEAHEALAIAMNRLGGFSNSGEGGEDERRFGTVKNSRIKQIASGRFGVTPHYLVNADVLQIKVAQGAKPGEGGQLPGDKVSPLIAKLRYSVPGVTLISPPPHHDIYSIEDLAQLIFDLKQVNPKAVISVKLVSGPGVGTIASGVAKAYADFITISGYDGGTAASPLSSVKYAGCPWELGLAEAHQSLVTNGLRHKVRLQVDGGLKTGVDIVKAAILGAESFGFGTAPMVALGCKFLRICHLNNCATGVATQDEVLREQFFKGLPDQVMNYFKFIAREVREILAGLGVKSLTEIIGRTDLLIQIDGLTSKQSKLDLSPIIAPVVAGENTALHQTEENTAFDKGQLNQKILAATSDSVSHSKGGEYRFTIQNTDRSVGATLSGEIARHHGDQGMASSPITIHLSGTAGQSFGVWNAGGLNMILTGDANDYVGKGMAGGKLTIKPPVGVEYASHKTMIMGNTCLYGATGGVLFSSGRAGERFAVRNSGCHAVVEGTGDHACEYMTGGIVTILGDTGVNFGAGMTGGFAYILDETGDLDVRLNKESIEMLAIEDLTIHQEHLRGIINQHFEETGSLRAHEMLHDFDRYAPLFKLIKPTATDVKTLLGHRSRSSAELRVQAQ from the coding sequence ATGCAACTTTATGATCATAGCGTCCAAAAGGACAACTGTGGTTTTGGTCTAATTGCCCATCAACAGGGTGAAACCAGTCACAAACTAATTAAGACCGCTATTTCCGCTTTAGATCGTATGCAACATCGTGGTGGTATCGCCAGCGATGGTAAAACAGGTGACGGTTGTGGCCTATTATTGCAAAAACCAGACAGTTTTTTTCGCGCCGTAGCCGCCGACAATAAATGGAAGCTAGGTAAAAAATATGCTGTCGGCATGATTTTCCTAAGCCCTGATCCCGTTGAAGCTGCACTTTCTAAAAAAGTATTAGAAGAAGAGTTAGCAAATGAATGCTTAACATTAATAGGCTGGCGCACTGTACCTATCGACACATCGGTATTAGGTGAAATTGCGATAGGCAATTTACCAACGATAGAACAAGTCTTTGTTGATGCTCCTCCAGGATGGAGAAACCTAGAGTTAGAGCGACGTTTATATATGGCGCGTCGTCGCGCTGAAAAGCGTATTACCGACGAAAAATTTTATGTTGCCAGTTTGTCTTGTCTAGTAACAATCTACAAAGGGCTAATGATGCCTGTAGATTTACCTAATTTTTATTTAGATTTAGCTGATATTCGCATGCAAAGTGCTATCTGTGTATTCCATCAGCGCTTTTCAACCAATACCTCGCCACAATGGCATTTAGCACAACCTTTCCGCTATCTAGCGCACAATGGTGAAATCAACACCATTAACGGTAACCGTCAATGGAGTCGGGCGAGAACTCACCGCTTTAAATCACCATTATTGCCTGACTTACAAGATGCTGCTCCTTTTGTTGGCCAGACAGGCTCCGATTCATCATCTTTAGATAACATGCTTGAACTCTTTTTAGCTGGTGGTATGGATTTATACCGTGCAATGCGCTTATTGATGCCGCCTGCATGGCAAAACAGTCCGTTAATGGATGATGATTTACGTGCCTTCTATGAATTCAACTCTATGCACATGGAACCATGGGATGGCCCCGCTGGCGTAGTAATGACTAACGGCCGCCATGTTGCCTGTAACCTTGATAGAAACGGTTTACGCCCTGCTCGTTATGTTATTACTCGTAATGGTTTTATTACCCTCGCTTCAGAAGTAGGTATTTGGGATTACGGTGAAGATGAAGTGGTGGAAAAAGGCCGTGTTGGCCCTGGTGAAATGCTCGCCATTGATACCTACACAGGTAAAATATCTCATTCAGCCGATATTGATAATAATTTAAAGGAACGTCACCCTTATAGAGAGTGGTTAACTAAAAATATTCGCCGACTAGTCCCCTTTGATCAACTTGAAGCTAACTTGATTGGTCAACGTGTATTTACTGATGCAGAGATGAATCAGTACCACAAAATGTTCAATTACAGCTATGAAGAAATTCAGCAAGTCATTCGAACATTAGCCGAAAATGGCCAAGAAGCGACGGGTTCTATGGGTGATGATACTCCTATGGCAGTATTATCGAGTCAAACGCGTACTTTATATGACTATTTCCGTCAGCAATTCGCGCAAGTAACAAACCCGCCAATAGACCCTTTACGTGAACGTTATGTGATGTCACTAGGTACCTGCATTGGTCGTGAACATAATGTATTTAACGAAACGTCGGGTCATGCCGATCGCATGTTGTTTTCAACGCCAGTGCTTATGTATACCGGCTTGAAACAATTACGAGATTTAGATCCTGAGCATTATCGCTCAGATACATTAACGCTAAGTTTTGATGCAAAAGAAGGTTTAGAAGCCGCTATTAGACGCTTGTGTAATGAAGCAGAAACACTTGTTCGCGATAGCAGCACTGTTATTTTGGTGTTATCAGATAGAAATATCCAACCAGGTTTACTCGTTATTCCTGCGGCAATGGCTGTCGGCGCGGTACAGAAACGTTTAGTTGATCAACAGTTACGTTGCGACTCTAATATTATTGTAGAAACGGGTTCAGTGCGTGACTCGCATCAGTATGCGGTATTACTTGGCTTAGGTGCTACCGCTATATATCCTTATTTAGCGTTTGAAACGATTGAGCAATTAGTTGAACAAAAGCAAATAGATTTATCAGCCCGTGATGCCATCGTTAATTATCGAGAAGGTATCAATAAAGGGCTATTGAAAATACTCTCTAAAATGGGTATTTCAACCATTGCCAGTTACCGCTGTGCCGGATTATTTGAAGTTATCGGCTTAAATGAAGATATTATGGAGCTTTGTTTTAGTGACTTACCAAGTCGCATTAAAGGAGCTGATTTCAGTGATATTCAACAAGATGCAGCTAACCTTGCACGCAAAGCATTTTTACCTCATCAAAAAGTTAATCATGGCGGTTTATTAAAGTACGTTCATGGTGGTGAGTACCATGCCTTTAATCCTAATGTGGTTAATTATTTACAACGTGCAGTGCAAAACGGTGATTATAATGATTATCGTACTTTCGCCGATGAAGTTAATCAGCGCCCAGTAGCCACCCTGCGAGATTTATTAAAACTTAGGGATGACTGCGAGCCGATTGAACTTGACCAAGTAGAGTCTGAAGGAGAAATGTTCAAACGTTTCGATAGCGCCGCCATGTCAATTGGTGCGCTTAGCCCTGAAGCACATGAAGCACTGGCTATTGCCATGAACCGTTTAGGTGGTTTTTCAAATTCTGGTGAAGGTGGTGAAGATGAGCGTCGTTTTGGTACCGTTAAAAATTCTCGTATTAAACAAATTGCCTCAGGGCGCTTTGGCGTAACCCCACACTACTTAGTCAATGCAGATGTCTTACAAATTAAAGTAGCGCAAGGGGCAAAACCTGGTGAAGGTGGGCAGTTGCCTGGTGATAAAGTATCGCCATTAATTGCTAAATTACGTTACTCAGTACCTGGTGTTACCTTAATTTCTCCGCCACCGCATCATGACATTTATTCTATTGAAGATTTAGCTCAGCTTATTTTTGACTTAAAACAAGTGAATCCAAAAGCGGTTATATCAGTGAAATTGGTCTCTGGACCAGGCGTTGGTACCATTGCGTCGGGTGTTGCTAAAGCGTATGCCGATTTTATTACCATCTCAGGTTACGACGGTGGTACTGCCGCCAGCCCACTTAGTTCAGTAAAATATGCAGGTTGTCCTTGGGAACTAGGTTTAGCAGAAGCTCATCAGTCATTGGTAACCAATGGTTTGCGCCATAAAGTGCGTCTACAAGTTGACGGTGGTTTAAAAACCGGTGTTGATATTGTTAAAGCGGCTATTTTAGGCGCTGAAAGCTTCGGCTTTGGTACTGCACCTATGGTAGCACTAGGCTGTAAATTTCTCCGTATATGTCACCTAAATAACTGTGCTACTGGCGTTGCAACGCAAGATGAGGTTTTACGCGAGCAGTTCTTTAAAGGCTTACCTGATCAAGTAATGAATTATTTTAAATTTATTGCCCGTGAAGTACGTGAAATTCTTGCCGGTCTTGGTGTAAAAAGTTTAACTGAGATCATAGGCAGAACTGACTTATTAATACAGATTGATGGACTTACGTCTAAACAAAGTAAATTAGATTTATCACCGATAATCGCACCTGTTGTTGCCGGTGAAAATACGGCACTTCATCAGACAGAAGAAAACACTGCATTTGATAAAGGTCAGTTAAATCAGAAAATTTTAGCTGCCACCAGTGATTCGGTGTCTCATAGTAAAGGCGGTGAATATCGTTTTACTATTCAAAATACTGACCGCTCTGTTGGAGCAACCTTATCCGGTGAAATTGCTCGTCATCATGGCGATCAAGGAATGGCGTCTTCTCCGATTACAATACATCTATCAGGTACTGCAGGACAAAGTTTTGGTGTTTGGAATGCTGGTGGTTTGAACATGATTTTAACCGGTGATGCCAACGATTATGTCGGTAAAGGTATGGCGGGAGGTAAACTCACGATCAAGCCCCCTGTTGGTGTTGAATACGCTAGCCATAAAACGATGATTATGGGCAATACTTGTCTATATGGTGCTACTGGCGGGGTGTTATTCTCTTCAGGTCGTGCTGGTGAACGTTTTGCTGTACGAAATTCAGGTTGTCATGCAGTTGTCGAAGGCACTGGTGATCATGCCTGTGAATATATGACTGGCGGTATAGTTACTATACTAGGAGATACAGGTGTTAACTTTGGTGCAGGAATGACCGGCGGTTTCGCATACATATTAGATGAAACAGGTGACTTAGATGTTCGTCTGAACAAAGAATCTATTGAAATGTTGGCTATTGAAGATTTAACCATTCACCAAGAACATTTACGTGGCATCATCAATCAACATTTTGAAGAAACGGGTAGCTTGCGCGCTCATGAAATGCTTCATGACTTTGATCGATATGCACCCTTATTTAAACTGATTAAACCGACAGCTACCGATGTAAAGACCTTATTAGGTCACCGTAGTCGTTCAAGTGCTGAACTTCGTGTCCAAGCACAATAA
- a CDS encoding FAD-dependent oxidoreductase produces MSKNVYQFIDVKRIDPAKKSISERKINFVEIYQPMGNEQSAGQADRCLDCGNPYCEWKCPVHNYIPQWLELVTENRIFEAADLCHETNSLPEMCGRVCPQDRLCESACTLNDEFGAVTIGNIEKHITDTAIAQGWKPNLSHVVKTGKRVAVIGAGPAGIGCADVLTRNGVDVVVYDRHAQIGGLLTFGIPSFKLEKSVIQTRREILEGMGIEFRLNINVGTDISFKDISDEYDAVFLGLGTYTDMSGGFDNEGAQGVYNALDFLIGNTQNLMGFTKADNAQVKPYVNFKDKKVIVLGGGDTAMDCVRTSIRQDATSVTCAYRRDEANMPGSPREVQNAKEEGVNFEFNLQPLDIAVNEQGVAIGVKFVKTQLGSPDANGRRNPEPIADSEFIMEADAVVIAFGFLPSPPQWMVDAGVELDSRGRVVAVDSSDFALQTSKQNVFAGGDMVLGSDLVVTAIDQGQKAAMGILDYVTQ; encoded by the coding sequence ATGAGCAAAAATGTTTATCAATTTATTGATGTAAAACGAATAGACCCAGCAAAGAAGTCGATTAGTGAACGTAAAATTAACTTCGTTGAAATTTACCAACCGATGGGTAATGAACAAAGTGCGGGTCAAGCTGACCGCTGTCTGGACTGCGGTAACCCATATTGTGAATGGAAATGCCCCGTGCATAATTACATTCCACAATGGCTTGAACTAGTCACTGAAAATCGTATCTTTGAAGCAGCTGATTTATGTCATGAAACCAACAGCTTGCCAGAGATGTGTGGTCGAGTTTGCCCACAAGATAGGCTTTGTGAATCGGCTTGTACCTTAAATGATGAGTTTGGTGCGGTAACCATAGGTAATATCGAAAAACATATTACTGATACTGCCATTGCACAGGGTTGGAAGCCCAATTTATCTCACGTAGTAAAAACAGGTAAACGTGTAGCCGTTATTGGTGCAGGTCCCGCAGGAATTGGCTGTGCTGACGTATTAACTCGTAATGGTGTTGATGTTGTGGTTTATGACAGACACGCACAAATTGGTGGTTTACTTACTTTTGGTATTCCATCGTTCAAACTAGAAAAAAGTGTTATTCAAACGCGCCGTGAAATTTTAGAAGGCATGGGTATAGAGTTTCGCTTAAATATTAATGTTGGCACTGATATTAGTTTTAAAGATATCAGTGATGAATATGATGCTGTTTTCTTAGGCTTAGGTACTTATACCGATATGAGTGGCGGCTTTGACAATGAAGGAGCTCAGGGCGTTTATAACGCATTAGATTTTTTGATTGGTAATACTCAGAATTTAATGGGATTTACTAAAGCGGACAATGCTCAAGTTAAGCCTTATGTAAATTTCAAAGATAAAAAGGTTATTGTACTGGGTGGTGGTGATACTGCCATGGATTGTGTACGTACTTCCATTAGGCAAGATGCAACAAGCGTGACGTGTGCATATCGTCGTGATGAAGCCAATATGCCTGGTTCTCCTCGCGAAGTTCAAAATGCCAAAGAAGAAGGTGTTAATTTCGAGTTTAACCTTCAGCCGCTCGACATTGCCGTGAACGAACAAGGTGTTGCTATTGGTGTTAAGTTTGTTAAAACTCAACTCGGCTCACCAGATGCTAACGGTAGACGCAACCCAGAGCCTATAGCCGACAGTGAGTTTATTATGGAAGCTGATGCCGTTGTTATTGCTTTTGGCTTTTTACCAAGCCCACCTCAATGGATGGTCGATGCTGGCGTAGAGTTAGACTCTCGTGGTCGTGTTGTTGCTGTGGATAGCTCTGACTTTGCCCTGCAAACAAGTAAGCAGAATGTCTTCGCCGGTGGTGATATGGTTCTTGGATCTGACTTAGTCGTTACTGCCATTGACCAAGGTCAAAAAGCAGCTATGGGTATCTTAGATTACGTGACTCAATAG
- the folA gene encoding type 3 dihydrofolate reductase produces the protein MTILSMIVATADNNIIGKDNDMPWHLPADLAYFKKVTLGKPIIMGRKTFESIGRPLPGRRNIVISRDEHYQAEGIDSVTSVEQALALVDGSDGIEGAEEIMVIGGGAIYAHCLPKADRLYITHIKAAIDGDTKFPNYEDGSWEKVSSELRESDEKNIHQLDFCVYERIAS, from the coding sequence ATGACCATTTTATCGATGATAGTTGCGACGGCTGATAACAATATAATTGGCAAAGATAATGATATGCCTTGGCACTTGCCTGCAGACTTAGCCTATTTTAAAAAAGTCACTCTAGGTAAACCTATTATTATGGGACGTAAAACGTTTGAATCCATTGGTAGACCTTTACCAGGTCGACGTAATATTGTTATTTCTCGTGATGAACACTATCAAGCAGAAGGCATTGATAGTGTTACTTCAGTAGAGCAAGCTCTGGCTTTAGTTGATGGCAGCGATGGTATTGAAGGCGCTGAAGAGATTATGGTGATTGGTGGTGGTGCAATTTATGCGCATTGTTTACCAAAAGCAGACCGTTTATACATTACTCATATTAAAGCTGCTATTGATGGCGATACTAAATTTCCCAATTATGAGGACGGCAGTTGGGAAAAAGTAAGTAGTGAGCTTAGAGAGAGCGATGAAAAGAATATTCATCAATTAGACTTTTGTGTTTACGAGCGAATAGCTAGCTAG
- a CDS encoding peptidase domain-containing ABC transporter, translating into MIKTSPNQQRLKFTVSKTTPLVLQAEIAECGLASIAMIASFYGHQLDLVAMRKRFSANLKGMNLQQLIELGDSLGLACRALQCSVEEVHKLATPCILHWDLNHFVVLTQVSGKGKSVKYLINDPAVGKLTLSTEEFSKHFTGICLELTPTNKFEIKQEQSRMKFTQLWSSMSGLKAGLVKLISLSLVLQVFALMTPYYMQWVIDEVLISFDKPLLTVLAIGFALIVVISVVTNAVRSWLILRLSSLLNIQMGVNLLRHLLRLPMNYFESRHIGDIVSRFGSLAQIRERITTGFVETLVDGVMAITVLIMMALYSLKLTAVVLSAIVLYTIIRLMLYRPLHQATEELIQSSAKEQSNFLENIRGMQAIKLFSNESQRQGIWQNRYADVINSEISLGRLNISFDSFNKLLFGLENVLVIYFAAIMVMANSLSVGMVLAFIAYKGQLTNRFANLIEQIIQFKMMRLHLDRIADIALTEQEANREGEDVFSNSEADEPKGQLTLENICFSYSDDQTPILNNINLSVKAGDSIVITGPSGSGKTTLMKIMLGLLQPTSGKVMLDGKDINHVGLKNYRKKIAAVMQGDTLLAGSIADNISFFDPQPNYLKIEKCAHLSAIHDDVNKMTMGYNSLVGDMGSNLSGGQIQRLLLARALYQSPCVLFMDEATSHLDKENEAKISEQIQHLPITRIMIAHRQETINMAEQVYILKDGVLMDLDESYSEAVI; encoded by the coding sequence ATGATAAAAACTTCGCCTAATCAACAACGACTTAAATTTACAGTATCAAAGACAACTCCTTTGGTCCTCCAAGCTGAAATTGCTGAGTGCGGTTTAGCTTCTATCGCCATGATAGCTTCATTTTATGGTCATCAATTAGATTTAGTCGCCATGCGCAAGCGCTTTTCTGCCAATTTAAAGGGGATGAATCTCCAGCAGCTTATTGAGTTAGGTGATAGTTTAGGGTTAGCCTGTCGTGCTTTACAGTGCTCTGTTGAAGAAGTACATAAATTAGCGACACCTTGCATTTTACATTGGGACTTAAATCATTTTGTTGTGCTAACCCAAGTGTCAGGCAAGGGAAAGTCAGTTAAGTATTTGATCAATGATCCCGCTGTTGGCAAGCTCACATTATCTACGGAAGAGTTTAGTAAGCACTTTACTGGCATATGCTTAGAGCTTACACCTACAAATAAATTTGAAATAAAGCAAGAACAAAGCCGCATGAAATTCACCCAACTGTGGAGTTCAATGTCGGGTTTAAAAGCTGGGCTTGTTAAATTGATTAGTTTATCGCTAGTGTTGCAAGTGTTTGCACTAATGACCCCCTATTATATGCAATGGGTAATCGATGAAGTACTGATAAGTTTTGATAAACCCTTACTTACGGTATTAGCTATTGGTTTTGCCTTAATCGTTGTAATTTCTGTTGTCACAAATGCGGTGCGTAGTTGGTTGATATTACGCCTTTCTAGCTTGCTCAATATACAAATGGGGGTGAATCTGCTTAGACATTTATTACGCTTGCCAATGAACTATTTTGAGTCACGACATATTGGTGACATTGTTTCTCGTTTTGGTTCTCTTGCTCAAATACGCGAGCGTATTACCACTGGTTTTGTCGAAACGTTAGTCGATGGTGTCATGGCTATTACTGTCTTGATAATGATGGCGCTCTACTCTTTGAAGCTCACTGCGGTAGTGCTTAGTGCAATAGTATTATATACCATAATACGCTTAATGCTATATCGCCCACTGCATCAAGCTACCGAAGAATTGATTCAAAGTTCTGCTAAGGAGCAGTCTAATTTCTTAGAAAATATTCGTGGCATGCAAGCTATCAAGCTCTTTAGCAATGAGTCACAGCGTCAAGGAATATGGCAAAATCGTTATGCTGATGTCATTAATAGTGAAATCAGTTTAGGAAGGTTAAATATCAGTTTTGACTCGTTCAACAAACTGTTGTTTGGTTTAGAAAATGTCTTAGTTATTTATTTTGCTGCCATCATGGTAATGGCTAATAGTTTGTCCGTAGGTATGGTGCTGGCTTTTATCGCCTATAAAGGACAATTAACAAATAGGTTTGCTAATTTAATAGAACAAATTATTCAATTTAAAATGATGCGTTTACACCTTGACCGTATTGCCGATATTGCTTTGACTGAACAAGAAGCTAACCGGGAAGGTGAAGATGTTTTTTCAAATAGTGAGGCTGATGAACCAAAAGGACAATTAACACTAGAAAATATCTGCTTTAGTTACAGCGACGATCAAACACCAATATTAAATAATATTAATTTGTCAGTAAAAGCAGGGGACTCGATTGTTATCACTGGTCCATCAGGATCAGGAAAAACGACTCTAATGAAAATTATGCTGGGTTTATTGCAACCCACTTCAGGTAAAGTAATGCTTGATGGTAAAGATATTAATCATGTTGGTTTAAAAAATTACCGTAAGAAAATAGCGGCAGTTATGCAAGGTGATACGCTACTGGCAGGTTCTATTGCGGATAATATCAGTTTTTTTGATCCCCAACCAAATTACCTAAAAATAGAAAAGTGCGCTCACTTATCTGCAATTCATGACGATGTTAACAAGATGACCATGGGTTATAATTCACTTGTAGGTGATATGGGGTCTAATTTATCTGGTGGCCAAATTCAGCGGTTACTACTTGCTCGTGCCCTATACCAATCTCCTTGCGTGTTATTTATGGATGAAGCAACAAGTCACTTAGATAAAGAAAATGAAGCGAAAATTAGTGAACAGATCCAACATTTGCCAATTACGCGGATCATGATTGCTCACCGACAAGAAACAATCAATATGGCTGAGCAAGTTTACATATTGAAGGATGGTGTATTAATGGACTTAGATGAAAGTTATTCGGAAGCTGTAATCTAG
- a CDS encoding HlyD family efflux transporter periplasmic adaptor subunit, with amino-acid sequence MSLFRREAISHQSERLTGAITLAQPLSIKLTVLILVSIAIAIITFLFSAEYSRKETVRGFLMPNKGVIKSFANQGGTIEKLWVKEGDKVLKGQSLATIIVQQNNSNGIDLSTQLAEQLNAQANLLIDEISQHQTLKKQELSNLYAQNMALDNEKIALEDQLELADEKLTLLTEQQLDFNQLNKSGYLSNLENDRQQQALLEAKQEKQNIARLLLQHQNQLNQIAFNIKNIPQQYTLRINNLKRQQADLQRQLVQVASNYKYTITASNNGVVTGVQVVEGETLSQSKAQSKPLLHILPEGSELIAELLLPTRSAGFIQVGNNTRLRFDAFPYQRFGFINSEIIRIDQTLITPSEIQLPIALQEPVYRLRAKLNQQQMKAFGKSFDLKSGMLFEADIMLEKRSLIEWLLEPIYSLRGRIS; translated from the coding sequence ATGTCACTATTTAGAAGGGAAGCTATTTCACATCAAAGTGAGCGTTTAACAGGTGCTATTACCTTAGCTCAACCATTATCTATCAAACTAACTGTACTCATTTTAGTCTCAATTGCTATCGCCATTATTACCTTCCTTTTTAGTGCTGAATACTCTCGTAAAGAAACCGTCCGTGGCTTTTTAATGCCAAATAAAGGTGTTATTAAAAGTTTTGCTAATCAAGGCGGCACCATAGAAAAATTATGGGTAAAAGAAGGTGATAAGGTTTTAAAAGGTCAATCACTTGCAACTATTATCGTTCAACAAAATAATAGCAATGGTATTGATTTAAGTACGCAACTTGCCGAACAACTCAATGCTCAAGCAAATTTACTGATTGATGAAATATCGCAACATCAGACCTTAAAAAAACAAGAGTTATCTAATCTTTACGCTCAAAATATGGCGTTAGATAATGAAAAAATCGCACTGGAAGATCAATTAGAATTGGCTGATGAAAAGTTAACGCTGTTGACTGAGCAACAGTTAGATTTTAATCAACTAAATAAAAGTGGTTATTTATCTAACTTAGAAAATGATCGCCAACAGCAAGCGCTACTCGAAGCGAAACAAGAAAAACAAAATATTGCCCGTTTGTTGCTTCAACATCAAAATCAATTAAACCAAATAGCGTTCAATATTAAAAATATTCCTCAGCAATATACCTTGCGTATTAACAACCTTAAACGCCAACAAGCAGATCTTCAGCGTCAATTAGTCCAAGTTGCGAGTAACTATAAATACACCATCACAGCAAGCAACAACGGTGTAGTAACTGGGGTTCAGGTTGTAGAAGGTGAAACCTTATCGCAATCTAAAGCACAATCTAAACCGCTACTGCACATACTACCTGAGGGCTCAGAGCTTATTGCGGAGCTTTTACTACCCACACGATCTGCTGGATTTATTCAAGTTGGTAATAATACCCGCCTACGCTTTGATGCTTTTCCTTATCAACGTTTTGGTTTTATCAATAGTGAAATTATTCGTATTGATCAGACACTGATTACACCCAGTGAAATACAATTACCCATTGCATTACAGGAGCCTGTTTACCGTTTACGAGCAAAATTAAATCAACAACAAATGAAGGCTTTTGGTAAATCGTTTGACTTAAAAAGTGGCATGTTGTTTGAGGCAGATATTATGCTGGAAAAGCGCTCACTCATTGAATGGTTGTTAGAGCCTATCTATAGTTTACGGGGCCGTATATCGTAG
- the cgtA gene encoding Obg family GTPase CgtA: MKFVDEVEIRVEAGDGGNGCVSFRKEKFIEYGGPNGGDGGDGGDVYLMADEGLNTLIDYRFERFHRAKRGQNGQPQNCTGKGSEDLVLKVPVGTRAVDQDTGEQIGDLTYKGQKMLVAKGGWHGLGNLRFKSSTNRSPRQRTDGTPGEIRSLKLELLLLADVGLLGLPNAGKSTLIRSVSAATPKVADYPFTTLVPNLGVVRLDTQRSFVIADIPGIIEGAADGAGLGTQFLKHLERCRILLHVIDIMPVDGSDPLENAKVIISELEQHNEKLAGKPRWVVFNKLDLVLEEEAKEITDAIIAGLDWKGEVHSISAFNRSGTKELTQKVMTFIEELPPEEEEVIDGKTVEFKWDTYHEETIAAHSQDDDLDDDDWDEDDYDVEVEYRQ; the protein is encoded by the coding sequence ATGAAATTTGTTGATGAAGTTGAGATCAGAGTTGAAGCGGGTGATGGCGGCAACGGCTGTGTCAGTTTCCGTAAAGAAAAATTTATTGAGTATGGCGGCCCTAATGGTGGTGATGGCGGCGATGGCGGCGATGTTTATTTAATGGCTGACGAAGGTTTAAATACCTTAATCGATTACCGTTTTGAACGTTTTCATCGTGCTAAACGTGGACAAAATGGTCAACCGCAGAATTGTACAGGTAAAGGCTCTGAAGATTTAGTGTTAAAAGTACCGGTTGGAACACGCGCTGTCGATCAAGACACGGGTGAGCAAATTGGTGATTTAACTTATAAAGGCCAAAAGATGCTTGTTGCTAAAGGTGGCTGGCATGGTTTAGGTAATTTACGTTTTAAAAGTAGTACTAACCGTTCACCTCGTCAAAGAACTGATGGTACGCCAGGTGAAATTCGTAGCCTCAAACTTGAATTATTGTTACTTGCTGATGTTGGCCTGTTAGGTCTACCTAATGCAGGTAAGTCTACTTTAATACGCAGTGTTTCAGCAGCAACACCGAAAGTAGCTGATTACCCATTTACTACCTTAGTACCTAATTTAGGTGTAGTACGTTTAGATACACAGCGTAGTTTTGTTATTGCTGATATCCCAGGAATTATCGAAGGTGCAGCTGACGGTGCAGGTTTAGGAACACAGTTCTTAAAACATCTTGAACGTTGTCGTATATTATTACACGTTATTGATATTATGCCTGTTGATGGCTCAGACCCATTAGAGAACGCTAAAGTAATTATCAGCGAGCTAGAACAGCATAATGAAAAACTGGCAGGAAAGCCTCGTTGGGTTGTCTTCAATAAACTTGATTTAGTACTTGAAGAAGAAGCAAAAGAAATTACTGATGCTATTATAGCCGGTCTTGATTGGAAAGGTGAGGTGCATAGCATCTCTGCTTTTAATCGTTCAGGTACAAAAGAATTAACGCAGAAAGTAATGACCTTCATTGAAGAATTACCGCCTGAAGAAGAAGAAGTGATTGATGGTAAAACCGTTGAGTTTAAATGGGATACTTACCATGAAGAAACTATCGCTGCTCATTCTCAAGATGACGACCTAGATGATGACGACTGGGATGAAGATGATTACGATGTTGAAGTAGAATATCGTCAATAA